A window from Populus trichocarpa isolate Nisqually-1 chromosome 3, P.trichocarpa_v4.1, whole genome shotgun sequence encodes these proteins:
- the LOC7481201 gene encoding auxin-responsive protein SAUR32 — MDVSKGKGKFKGNLIIKTWERCISFGRGSKRTSRLERSLTPKSKSCPHIKVSLEDDHDQKHSRKSRVAPEGCFSVYVGPQKQRFVIKTEYANHPLFKILLEEAESEYGYNPEGPLTLPCNVDIFYKVLMAMEDTGIDNKIHRGCSFAKNYGSYHLLSPSRMIVLNQF, encoded by the coding sequence atggatgtGAGCAAGGGGAAAGGAAAGTTCAAAGGTAATCTGATCATCAAGACATGGGAGAGATGCATATCGTTTGGCAGGGGAAGCAAGAGAACGTCAAGACTGGAACGTTCTTTAACACCAAAGAGCAAATCATGCCCGCATATTAAAGTTTCACTTGAAGACGACCATGATCAAAAACATTCCAGGAAATCACGCGTAGCTCCTGAAGGTTGCTTCTCAGTCTACGTTGGACCCCAGAAACAAAGGTTTGTGATCAAGACAGAGTATGCAAACCACCCACTATTCAAGATTCTGCTTGAAGAAGCAGAGTCTGAGTATGGTTACAACCCTGAAGGCCCTCTAACACTACCCTGCAACGTTGATATCTTCTACAAAGTGTTGATGGCTATGGAGGACACTGGTATTGATAACAAGATTCATCGCGGATGTAGCTTTGCCAAGAATTATGGATCTTATCACCTTCTTAGCCCATCGAGGATGATTGTTTTGAATCAGTTTTAA